Genomic DNA from Pelosinus sp. UFO1:
AATAATGCCCTTTGAATAAAATCATACTGAAAAAATTCCATCATTTCACCTCATCACCCTGTATAGTACCACAAATGCCGAGCCTGGGCATGAGTAGCTTCAAACTCTTCACTACTACCATAGAAACATAGTTTTCGATTGATACATGCTACTTTATTAGCCCATGATACCGCTTTTTCAATATCATGAGAAACCATAACTACTGTAATACCTAGATTTTTATTTAAAGTACCTAAGAGCTCGTAGATTTTTGCACTTGCTTCGTAATCAATTCCGCTAGTGGGTTCATCTAATAATAGCAACTCTGGATTCGCTGCCAAAGCCATTGCCACCATAACCCTCTGTTGCTGCCCGCCTGAAAGCTCACCAATACGCCGATCGCGTAAATTCTCTGCCCCCACCAACTCTAACATATGGCTAGTAATGTGCTTGGCAGCCTGATGATTATTCCGAGTAGCTGCTGAACCTAACGTTAATCCCAGTGCTACTACTTCTTTCACAGTTGCTGGAAATCCCATTATATTCTTTCCATAATTTTGCGGTACATAACCAATTAAGCCATGTCCTTTTGCTGTAAGTAAATCTTTTCCACCAATACTTACCTCTCCACGGCTAGGTTTTAAAAGTCCGGCTGTAACTCTAAGCATCGTACTTTTACCAGCTCCGTTTGGACCAACTACAGCAACAAAATCCCCTTTTGAAACCGTTAGAGATATATTTTCTAACGCAACCGTATTATTATAAGAAAAATTAATATCCACTAGTTTTACTTCACACATTTTCTATTCTCCTCACAGACTTTTACAATCCGTACATAGACCTAATAACTCAACATTATGACGAATTAATTCATATCCATTCATCCTGAGCATTTCAATAAATTCTTGATTAATTGGACAATAGTCAATACAAACAGCCTGCCCGCATTTTACACAAACAACATGATGATGGTGATTGGCATGAGCCAATTCATATCGTGTACTCTCTTTTCCCGTTCCGGAAATTGGTATAAGAATCCCCATCTCTGTTAACATACTAATATTTCGATAAATTGTGTCTAGCCCAATGTCGTTATATTCTTGACGCACTAAATTCCAAATTTCAGCTGCCGTTAACAATCCTGCCGTATGTACAATTTTTTCTATAATAACGCGCCGCTGAGGCGTGATTCGATATCCTTTGTCTTTTAATTGTTTCATTACTTCATATATCATTTTATATTTTTCCTTTAATTAAGTAATAACATTCTTATTAGCAACATAAAAATAAGTAAAGAGTGCAAAGCCCTTGGCGAGTATCACTACCCGCCCTACTTTTTATGCCTGCATCTCTTCATTAAATACGGCCTTAGCATACACTCCGCCTCGTTCTACAAGTTCTGCGTGTGTTCCTGCTTCTGTAATTCTGCCATTCATTAAACAAATCACTTTATCTGAATCTAATAAACTAGACAATCGATGGGTAATTAGAAAAGTTGTACGATTTTTGCTAACTTTACGTATGGACTCCATAACCAATTTCTCAGCCTCTGTATCAAGGGCTGCTGTTGGTTCATCTAATAATAAAATTGGTGGTTCAACAATAATGGCACGAGCAATTGCAATACGCTGCCGCTGTCCCCCGGATACATTATTACCCAATTCACCAACAATATAATCATAACCACCAGGCAAATTCATAATAAAATCATGGGCATTCGCTAGTTTTGCTGCTTGTTTTACTTCATCGAAGGTAGCATTTGGTCGTCCATACCGAATGTTCTCTAAAATAC
This window encodes:
- a CDS encoding metal ABC transporter ATP-binding protein produces the protein MCEVKLVDINFSYNNTVALENISLTVSKGDFVAVVGPNGAGKSTMLRVTAGLLKPSRGEVSIGGKDLLTAKGHGLIGYVPQNYGKNIMGFPATVKEVVALGLTLGSAATRNNHQAAKHITSHMLELVGAENLRDRRIGELSGGQQQRVMVAMALAANPELLLLDEPTSGIDYEASAKIYELLGTLNKNLGITVVMVSHDIEKAVSWANKVACINRKLCFYGSSEEFEATHAQARHLWYYTG
- a CDS encoding Fur family transcriptional regulator, encoding MIYEVMKQLKDKGYRITPQRRVIIEKIVHTAGLLTAAEIWNLVRQEYNDIGLDTIYRNISMLTEMGILIPISGTGKESTRYELAHANHHHHVVCVKCGQAVCIDYCPINQEFIEMLRMNGYELIRHNVELLGLCTDCKSL